Proteins from a single region of Paenibacillus sp. BIHB 4019:
- the yjfF gene encoding galactofuranose ABC transporter, permease protein YjfF has protein sequence MLKRQYIPIVVTAALLAFMFAAGSFRYTGFFSLQVLLNLLIDNAFLLIVAVGMTFVIVSGGIDLSVGSVIALTTMISASLVQQQGWPPAVVIPLVLVLGAAFGWLMGAIIHYFKIQPFIVTLAGMFLARGLCYVISINTITIDHPFYTSMAQTKIKLPGGFFISISVIIALVVVAAAIYLAHYTRFGRNTYALGGSESSALLMGLPVARTKILVYTFSGLCSALAGVVFTFYMLSGYGLHAVGLELDAIAAVVIGGTLLTGGVGYILGTFFGVLIQGVIQTIISFEGTLSSWWTKIVIGLLLLLFIVLQRLLSARRQMQKA, from the coding sequence TTAAACGGCAGTATATCCCGATCGTAGTAACGGCTGCGCTGCTCGCTTTCATGTTTGCGGCTGGCTCGTTCCGCTACACCGGCTTTTTCTCGCTCCAGGTGCTGCTCAATCTGCTCATTGACAACGCCTTTCTGCTTATCGTCGCGGTCGGCATGACCTTCGTCATCGTTTCCGGCGGCATTGACCTGTCGGTCGGCTCGGTCATTGCGCTGACGACGATGATTTCGGCAAGCCTCGTCCAGCAGCAGGGCTGGCCGCCCGCCGTCGTTATTCCGCTAGTGCTCGTGCTTGGCGCCGCCTTTGGCTGGCTGATGGGAGCCATCATCCATTATTTTAAAATCCAGCCATTCATCGTCACGCTCGCCGGCATGTTTCTGGCGCGGGGACTATGCTATGTCATTAGCATCAATACGATTACGATTGACCATCCGTTCTATACGAGCATGGCGCAGACGAAAATCAAGCTGCCGGGCGGCTTTTTCATCTCGATCAGCGTCATTATCGCATTGGTTGTAGTAGCCGCGGCGATTTATTTGGCGCATTACACCCGCTTCGGCCGCAATACGTATGCCCTTGGCGGCAGCGAATCCTCCGCGCTGCTAATGGGACTGCCTGTTGCCCGCACGAAAATTCTCGTGTACACCTTTAGCGGATTATGCTCCGCGCTTGCGGGCGTCGTCTTTACGTTCTATATGCTGTCAGGCTACGGCCTGCACGCGGTAGGCTTGGAGCTGGATGCCATCGCGGCGGTCGTCATTGGCGGCACGCTGCTGACAGGCGGCGTCGGCTACATCCTCGGCACCTTTTTCGGCGTATTGATTCAAGGGGTTATCCAAACGATTATCAGCTTTGAAGGCACGCTCAGCTCGTGGTGGACCAAAATCGTCATCGGCCTGCTGCTGCTGCTGTTCATCGTCCTGCAGCGCCTGCTCAGTGCAAGGCGGCAAATGCAAAAAGCTTAA
- a CDS encoding ABC transporter substrate-binding protein, whose amino-acid sequence MQRQAVFVKIIYAIAFLMLLSSCQLSAPAPSSSGIGHALQSGTGIGERAEGGTLPEATGIELIQPVRPIVLGFSQLGSESEWRMANTNSVKEAAKEAGIELLFENAEQSQEKQFEAIRSFIKRKVDVIAIAPVVHSGWDEILTEVKQAGIPLIISDRSVDVGDTSLYVTHIGADLYEEGRKAGKYLVDKMRDAAETVQIVELRGTEGSSPSIQRGQGFRDIVLKQPGYKMMASVDADFTFERGKEAMGTLLEQYGSEMDVLFAQNDDMALGAIEAIEEYGLRPGVDIVIISVDGTRRAFMMLGEGKINCIVECNPLLGPNMMQAVQELVAGRTLPKRIVPQESVYTEQMAKKETPFRKY is encoded by the coding sequence ATGCAAAGACAAGCTGTATTTGTGAAAATAATTTATGCAATCGCTTTCTTAATGCTGTTAAGCAGCTGCCAGCTTTCAGCCCCAGCTCCTTCATCCTCGGGGATAGGCCATGCGCTCCAGTCTGGAACGGGTATAGGAGAGCGCGCAGAAGGCGGCACGCTGCCTGAAGCAACGGGAATCGAGCTCATTCAGCCAGTGAGGCCGATTGTTCTTGGTTTCTCCCAGCTTGGTTCAGAGAGCGAATGGCGAATGGCCAATACCAATTCGGTCAAAGAGGCGGCAAAAGAGGCCGGAATCGAGCTGTTGTTCGAAAATGCGGAGCAATCACAGGAAAAGCAGTTTGAAGCGATTCGTTCCTTCATTAAGCGCAAGGTCGATGTCATTGCCATTGCTCCGGTCGTGCATTCGGGCTGGGATGAGATTTTAACCGAGGTGAAGCAGGCGGGCATTCCGCTTATTATATCTGACCGATCCGTTGATGTGGGCGATACCTCGCTTTATGTGACGCATATTGGGGCAGATTTATATGAAGAAGGACGCAAGGCGGGCAAATATTTGGTCGATAAAATGCGGGATGCTGCCGAGACGGTTCAAATTGTCGAGCTGCGGGGAACGGAAGGCTCTTCCCCCTCGATCCAGCGCGGACAGGGCTTTCGGGATATTGTGCTGAAGCAGCCGGGCTATAAAATGATGGCCAGCGTCGACGCTGATTTTACTTTTGAACGGGGCAAGGAAGCGATGGGCACGCTCCTTGAACAATATGGCAGTGAAATGGACGTGCTGTTCGCCCAAAACGATGATATGGCGCTTGGCGCAATTGAAGCGATTGAGGAATATGGGCTGCGGCCAGGCGTTGATATTGTCATTATTTCAGTGGATGGGACACGGCGGGCGTTCATGATGCTGGGGGAGGGTAAAATTAACTGCATCGTTGAATGCAATCCGCTGCTTGGCCCGAACATGATGCAGGCGGTGCAGGAGCTCGTTGCCGGGCGCACGCTGCCGAAGCGAATCGTGCCACAGGAAAGCGTGTATACGGAGCAAATGGCGAAGAAGGAAACCCCGTTTCGGAAATATTAG
- a CDS encoding chemotaxis protein CheW — MSDFIIFNVANKSFAVHFSEIDEIQAAVEGTPLPFAEPWHGGVANIRGGLYTIINLRKKFNLFGQAPDSYQKIILLRQAKVALLVDDIENTASIEEADIEPVPDSSEKDIFHQAFRLDNRVIPILHVKLFLASTKTI, encoded by the coding sequence ATGAGCGACTTTATTATTTTCAACGTGGCCAACAAATCTTTTGCTGTCCATTTTTCGGAAATTGATGAAATTCAAGCAGCCGTAGAAGGAACACCACTTCCTTTCGCCGAGCCGTGGCATGGTGGCGTGGCCAACATTCGTGGCGGCCTCTACACTATTATTAACTTGCGCAAAAAATTTAATCTGTTTGGACAGGCCCCGGACAGCTATCAAAAAATCATTTTGCTCAGGCAAGCCAAAGTAGCACTGCTCGTCGATGATATCGAAAATACCGCTTCGATTGAAGAAGCCGACATTGAACCTGTGCCGGATTCTTCAGAGAAGGACATTTTCCACCAAGCTTTCAGGCTGGATAACCGGGTTATTCCGATTCTGCATGTAAAGCTGTTCCTCGCCTCTACCAAAACCATATAG
- a CDS encoding NAD(P)-dependent oxidoreductase, with translation MKIAVIGATGKAGSLIIQEAAARGHEVTAIVRTASKFAQPNAAVLEKDAFQLTAADLKAFDIVVNAFGAPQGEETKHVELGKVLIEALKGAPETRLIVVGGAGSLFVDEAKTTRMLETEHFPKEYYATAFNQGSNLNDLESSTGIKWTFVSPAAFFNPDGKRTGSYTKGKDNFFFNAKGDSYISYADYAIAIVDEAEQANHVNERFAVVAEAE, from the coding sequence ATGAAAATAGCAGTGATTGGCGCAACAGGTAAAGCCGGAAGCTTGATCATTCAAGAGGCGGCGGCAAGAGGACATGAGGTGACAGCAATTGTCAGAACGGCATCGAAGTTTGCACAGCCCAATGCAGCCGTATTGGAGAAAGATGCGTTCCAGCTGACAGCAGCAGATTTGAAAGCTTTTGACATCGTCGTCAACGCATTCGGCGCACCGCAAGGCGAGGAAACGAAGCATGTAGAGCTCGGCAAAGTTCTGATTGAAGCGCTCAAAGGCGCACCGGAAACCCGCTTGATCGTAGTCGGCGGAGCGGGCAGCCTGTTCGTGGATGAAGCAAAAACGACGCGCATGCTCGAAACAGAGCATTTCCCGAAAGAATATTATGCGACAGCCTTTAACCAAGGCAGCAACTTGAATGACCTGGAAAGCTCGACGGGCATCAAGTGGACGTTCGTTAGCCCGGCAGCCTTTTTCAACCCCGATGGCAAACGCACAGGCTCTTACACCAAAGGCAAGGACAACTTCTTCTTTAACGCCAAAGGCGACAGCTACATCAGCTACGCCGACTATGCAATTGCCATTGTGGATGAAGCGGAGCAAGCGAACCATGTGAACGAGCGTTTCGCAGTCGTAGCGGAAGCGGAATAA
- a CDS encoding S-layer homology domain-containing protein, translating to MFSKIQRQISVCLAALLLVSGLWPAGSPTAASGTVSTSLGPAIEMAAYELPSDVSLSYTLFAGGVSDGQAIWMAPQETDKVVKLDPVTGAMTSYNNWPAGFTKGNGAFSDIVFDGQSLWMIPSLADRIIKLDPESGAMTGYNSWPAGFNNHSPRFSGGVFDGQYIWLVPSNANSLIRLDPSTGSMTSYNDWPSGFTLPNYAFSDGIYDGQNLWLVPNTASSVIKVDTATGDMTAYDDWPSGFVKGAYAFNGAIFDGDSMWMTPYSANQVVKLDTSTGEMTGYDDWPAGFNKAGSLLGESAFDGRYIWVKASSYSQLFRIDTTTGEMEGFSDWPAGVNANPMYSAMFDGLNVWLIPLASTQVIRVSSVPVMQPAIAGDMQADLAWEPVNGAIGYKIYQSQTMGSSGAEIATVGSSVYSRTVTGLTNGMTYYYSVKAAFAGRDSSASNEVSAIPLSTDANLSHLALSDGSLNPVFDESTTVYTAAVSSNVSEITVTPEVSASTAAVTINGEAAASGAPFGPLPLTEGANIIEVKVTAQIGTTKTYTVTVTRAAATPSPTASPTPTVTPAPTPSPISGGGISGGTSSPAAVAGINLNGTLVPASTIDTTKPIAVLEASPHTGSSAVYASIPASVLAGFASKNEAFLLEIKAPYGSYRIPVQLASLIPGLQELLAENKLGAQDISFKLTLTDKSGDSALRGTLTSSLPDGKLLGAPVHARMDIINAKTGMVLRALATFSSEMTILLPLTGDMKEIPEYWGAFRFDEATKQLAFVPARKLNIGGISFAAIRSASDGTYVVTENNVVFSDMSKHWGEPLARLAAAKGLVNGIGGGKFAPERTVTRAEFTAMLTRALGANALPASYAVDSQPLTREQMADMVAAAISKAEELPAGHADGGVINVNGYKDIASVKPAYLEAVRSIAELGIMTGTGGSRYEPQRETSRAQAAAVLIRTLIVLGKIDGLEG from the coding sequence ATGTTTAGCAAAATACAGCGCCAAATCTCGGTATGTCTCGCCGCTCTGCTGCTGGTATCAGGCTTGTGGCCAGCAGGCTCGCCAACTGCGGCATCAGGAACCGTGTCAACCTCTCTCGGACCAGCTATCGAGATGGCGGCTTACGAACTGCCAAGCGACGTGAGCCTGAGCTACACGCTTTTTGCGGGCGGCGTTTCGGACGGTCAAGCCATATGGATGGCCCCGCAAGAAACGGATAAGGTAGTCAAGCTGGATCCTGTAACGGGAGCCATGACCAGCTATAACAATTGGCCAGCAGGCTTTACGAAGGGGAACGGGGCATTCAGCGACATCGTATTTGACGGGCAATCGCTATGGATGATCCCGTCATTAGCTGACCGGATTATTAAACTTGACCCGGAGAGCGGTGCCATGACCGGCTATAACAGCTGGCCAGCCGGCTTTAACAACCATTCTCCCCGATTTAGTGGAGGCGTTTTTGACGGGCAATATATTTGGCTCGTTCCCTCCAATGCTAACAGCCTGATTCGCCTCGATCCGTCAACCGGCAGCATGACCAGCTATAATGACTGGCCTAGCGGCTTTACGCTGCCGAATTATGCTTTTTCCGACGGTATTTATGACGGCCAAAATTTGTGGCTCGTTCCTAATACGGCGAGCAGCGTTATCAAGGTCGACACAGCTACGGGAGATATGACCGCCTACGACGACTGGCCTAGCGGCTTTGTGAAAGGGGCTTATGCTTTCAACGGAGCCATATTTGACGGAGACAGCATGTGGATGACCCCCTATAGCGCAAACCAGGTCGTGAAGCTGGATACGAGCACCGGCGAAATGACCGGCTATGACGATTGGCCCGCTGGCTTCAATAAAGCCGGAAGCCTATTGGGCGAAAGCGCCTTTGACGGGCGATATATTTGGGTAAAGGCCAGCTCCTACAGCCAATTATTCAGAATTGACACAACGACTGGCGAAATGGAGGGCTTCTCGGATTGGCCGGCAGGCGTTAATGCTAATCCCATGTATTCCGCCATGTTTGACGGCCTCAACGTTTGGCTTATTCCTTTAGCTTCCACTCAAGTCATTCGGGTGTCCAGTGTGCCTGTTATGCAGCCTGCTATAGCTGGGGATATGCAGGCTGATTTGGCCTGGGAGCCGGTAAACGGCGCAATCGGTTATAAAATTTATCAGAGCCAGACGATGGGGAGCAGCGGAGCCGAGATCGCTACTGTCGGCAGCTCCGTCTATTCCCGCACAGTAACCGGATTGACCAATGGCATGACCTATTATTATTCGGTTAAAGCTGCTTTTGCCGGGCGGGACAGCTCCGCGTCCAATGAAGTGAGCGCTATTCCGCTGTCCACCGACGCGAACCTTAGCCATCTTGCATTGTCAGACGGCTCTCTTAATCCAGTGTTTGATGAGAGTACGACGGTTTATACAGCAGCTGTAAGCAGCAATGTGAGCGAGATTACGGTTACGCCAGAGGTATCGGCCAGTACGGCAGCGGTCACGATTAACGGTGAGGCTGCCGCCAGCGGCGCGCCTTTCGGCCCGCTGCCCTTGACTGAGGGCGCTAATATTATTGAAGTGAAAGTGACTGCGCAAATTGGAACAACGAAGACGTACACCGTAACCGTGACTAGAGCAGCGGCCACGCCAAGCCCAACGGCTAGTCCCACTCCAACAGTTACTCCTGCGCCCACCCCATCGCCGATAAGCGGAGGCGGCATCAGCGGGGGCACATCCTCACCTGCTGCCGTGGCAGGCATCAATCTGAACGGCACTCTCGTTCCGGCGAGCACCATCGACACGACGAAGCCGATTGCTGTGCTGGAGGCTTCGCCGCATACTGGCAGCAGCGCCGTCTATGCCAGCATTCCGGCAAGCGTGCTTGCAGGCTTCGCGAGTAAAAATGAAGCTTTTCTTCTTGAGATTAAGGCGCCATATGGCAGCTACCGCATCCCGGTTCAGCTTGCTTCGCTAATACCCGGGCTGCAGGAGCTGCTTGCCGAAAACAAGCTTGGCGCTCAGGACATCAGCTTTAAACTCACCTTGACCGATAAATCCGGCGATTCTGCGCTGCGAGGCACACTTACGAGCAGCTTGCCTGACGGCAAGCTGCTCGGAGCTCCAGTCCATGCTCGCATGGATATAATCAATGCCAAGACTGGCATGGTGCTGCGAGCATTGGCCACATTCAGCTCCGAAATGACAATTCTCCTTCCGCTGACTGGCGACATGAAGGAGATACCGGAATATTGGGGGGCCTTCCGCTTTGACGAAGCAACCAAGCAGCTCGCATTCGTTCCCGCCCGCAAGCTGAATATCGGCGGCATCTCGTTCGCAGCGATCCGTTCTGCGTCTGACGGCACGTATGTCGTTACGGAGAATAACGTCGTCTTCAGTGACATGTCTAAGCATTGGGGCGAACCGCTGGCCCGGCTGGCCGCAGCGAAGGGGCTGGTAAACGGCATCGGCGGCGGCAAGTTTGCTCCTGAGCGGACTGTAACGCGAGCGGAATTCACAGCAATGCTGACACGGGCGCTCGGCGCAAATGCGCTCCCGGCGTCCTATGCCGTGGACAGCCAGCCGCTTACCCGCGAGCAAATGGCGGACATGGTTGCGGCAGCTATTTCCAAAGCTGAGGAGCTCCCTGCCGGCCATGCAGACGGCGGCGTTATCAACGTCAACGGCTACAAAGATATTGCCAGCGTGAAGCCGGCGTATTTGGAGGCGGTACGCAGCATTGCCGAGCTTGGCATTATGACCGGCACTGGCGGCAGCCGCTACGAGCCGCAGCGAGAAACTTCGCGTGCGCAAGCGGCGGCTGTGCTCATTCGAACGCTGATCGTGCTCGGCAAAATCGACGGACTCGAAGGCTAG
- a CDS encoding YihY/virulence factor BrkB family protein, with product MAPKSKTMRFFLDMYVRFRDDDVPGVAAQLTFYLILAFFPFLLFVVSLLGFVQLSGDSLVAELIRLLPAETGEAISKVLEEITQGSNGTLLSVGMLATVWSASNGMNAIIKGLNTAYEEQESRPFWKIRGIALIATLVLGLVITLVMLMLVFGQTISSYLFNLLHVPSESEWVWNLVKYAIPLAAMLIVFTMLYWIAPNRRLTIKEVLPGVLFTTIGWVAASMLFQFYINNFGSYSKTYGSIGGIIILLVWLFITSHIIILGGEMNACLARSRPSKPSLQERTPQNRTGTFFVK from the coding sequence ATGGCTCCTAAATCAAAAACGATGCGGTTTTTCCTCGATATGTATGTCCGTTTCCGCGATGATGATGTGCCGGGGGTAGCGGCGCAGCTGACTTTTTATTTGATTTTGGCCTTCTTCCCCTTTTTGCTGTTTGTGGTCAGCCTGCTCGGCTTCGTTCAGTTATCGGGTGACAGCCTCGTGGCCGAGCTTATTCGCCTGCTTCCTGCCGAGACGGGCGAGGCGATCAGCAAGGTGCTTGAAGAAATTACGCAGGGCAGCAATGGGACGCTGCTATCGGTCGGAATGCTGGCGACGGTCTGGTCGGCGTCCAATGGCATGAATGCCATAATAAAAGGCTTGAATACAGCCTATGAGGAGCAGGAAAGCCGCCCCTTCTGGAAGATACGCGGCATTGCACTGATTGCCACGCTCGTGCTCGGCCTTGTCATCACGCTCGTCATGCTTATGCTCGTTTTTGGCCAGACGATCAGCAGCTATTTGTTCAACCTGCTTCATGTGCCCAGTGAAAGCGAGTGGGTATGGAATTTGGTGAAATATGCGATTCCGCTCGCCGCTATGCTTATCGTATTTACGATGCTGTATTGGATTGCTCCTAACCGCAGGCTGACTATTAAGGAAGTGCTGCCCGGCGTGCTGTTTACGACAATTGGCTGGGTTGCAGCCTCGATGCTGTTCCAGTTCTACATTAATAATTTCGGCAGCTACTCCAAAACGTACGGCAGCATTGGCGGCATTATTATTTTGCTGGTCTGGTTATTCATTACGTCGCATATCATTATTTTAGGCGGGGAAATGAATGCGTGCCTGGCTCGTTCACGCCCATCCAAGCCCAGTCTGCAAGAGCGCACGCCGCAAAACCGGACAGGCACCTTTTTCGTCAAATAA
- a CDS encoding LLM class flavin-dependent oxidoreductase gives MKKIHLGIFDIHTPNQMTQGLWTHPANQSTRYKELAFWIELAQVLERGKFDFMFFADSYGYPHHKRELSYREAVYTPSNDPMLVISALAASTKHLAFVTTASPVYELPFPNARRFSTLDHLTSGRIGWNVVATGGISGAESFGRSGILPHDERYEQAEEFMEASYKLLEGSWEDDAVIADRERRIYADADKVHVIEHSGKYYKMKASHASEPSIQRTPVLFQAGSSDRGRDFAAKHAEGVFLKAPTVEALRAQVQDIRKRAAAYGRGAGEIKIFTGLSAVVGRTREEAEGKLAEYKAHRSREAALLTYENATGIDLSALDPDAPFEQIKTEQGRTHTERYTKHSGKVQSVREVSDNFAEKEFRGIVIAGTAEEIADQMQYWVEETGIDGFNLERYVLPGTHIDFVDLVVPELQRRGMFRQQYEEDTLRERLFGKGNTRLPDTHAGAAYRFPNSRTTS, from the coding sequence ATGAAAAAAATCCATTTAGGCATTTTCGATATTCATACCCCTAATCAAATGACGCAGGGCTTATGGACCCATCCCGCCAATCAATCTACACGCTACAAGGAGCTGGCTTTCTGGATTGAGCTGGCGCAAGTGCTGGAGCGCGGCAAATTCGATTTTATGTTTTTTGCCGATTCCTATGGCTATCCCCATCATAAGCGCGAGCTGTCGTATCGCGAAGCTGTGTACACGCCCTCCAACGATCCGATGCTGGTCATTTCCGCACTCGCTGCCAGCACGAAGCATCTCGCTTTCGTCACCACGGCCTCGCCTGTATACGAGCTGCCATTTCCCAACGCCCGCCGCTTCTCGACGCTTGACCATTTGACCAGCGGCCGCATAGGCTGGAATGTCGTGGCTACAGGCGGCATCAGCGGTGCGGAAAGCTTTGGGCGCAGCGGCATATTGCCGCATGATGAACGCTATGAGCAGGCCGAGGAATTTATGGAAGCCAGCTATAAGCTGCTTGAGGGCAGCTGGGAGGATGACGCTGTCATCGCTGATCGCGAGCGCCGCATTTATGCCGATGCGGACAAGGTTCATGTCATTGAACACAGCGGCAAATATTATAAAATGAAGGCCTCCCATGCCAGTGAGCCTTCAATTCAACGTACGCCTGTCCTGTTTCAGGCGGGCAGCTCGGATCGTGGGCGAGATTTTGCCGCCAAGCATGCCGAGGGTGTTTTTTTGAAAGCCCCGACTGTAGAAGCGCTAAGAGCTCAGGTGCAGGATATTCGCAAGCGGGCTGCCGCTTATGGCAGAGGAGCCGGGGAAATTAAAATTTTCACGGGACTGTCGGCTGTGGTTGGCCGTACGCGAGAGGAAGCTGAGGGCAAGCTTGCCGAATACAAAGCCCATCGCAGCCGGGAGGCGGCTTTGCTCACCTATGAGAACGCGACGGGCATTGATTTGTCCGCGCTCGATCCCGATGCGCCGTTCGAACAAATAAAAACCGAGCAAGGACGCACGCATACCGAGCGCTATACGAAGCATAGCGGCAAAGTTCAGAGCGTCCGTGAAGTGAGCGATAATTTTGCCGAGAAGGAGTTTCGCGGTATTGTAATAGCCGGAACAGCTGAGGAAATTGCGGACCAAATGCAATATTGGGTAGAGGAAACCGGTATTGACGGCTTTAATTTGGAGCGTTATGTACTGCCCGGGACGCATATCGACTTTGTCGATCTCGTTGTGCCAGAGCTTCAGCGGCGCGGCATGTTCAGACAACAATACGAGGAGGATACGCTTCGCGAGCGCCTGTTCGGCAAAGGAAATACACGCCTGCCGGATACTCATGCTGGCGCAGCCTACCGTTTTCCCAATAGCAGAACCACTAGCTGA
- a CDS encoding LysR family transcriptional regulator has translation MEIRLIKTFQTIVKLGNFQRAAEALQYSQPTITIQIKKLEEELGMKLFERGKTITLTSAGRLFHERADMLLREYDELNSSLTDFIQGDAGVVRVGASEPSASSRLPGILSAYTQKKPKVQIKVKVGTTKELMQMVIDDEIDLALCNQPEPHIELEFHGLMKEQFSLLLPAGHPFAERAEIRMKDLRNEKFLFTPGTCSFRIRIEEMITKKIGKLRHNSIEVASISALKYYVQAQLGIALSPVVAISPPLPGTIIKQVIDLAEGPELGILIKRNSTTLSQINKELIADIKQALTPDPEW, from the coding sequence ATGGAAATTCGGTTAATTAAAACGTTCCAGACCATTGTTAAGCTCGGTAATTTCCAGCGTGCTGCCGAGGCACTGCAATATTCGCAGCCTACCATTACGATACAAATCAAGAAGCTCGAAGAGGAGCTCGGCATGAAGCTGTTCGAGCGGGGCAAAACGATAACGCTCACCAGCGCCGGACGGCTGTTCCATGAACGGGCCGATATGCTGCTGCGGGAATACGACGAGCTGAACAGCTCCTTAACGGATTTCATTCAAGGGGACGCCGGCGTTGTGCGGGTAGGCGCATCAGAGCCTTCCGCCAGCAGCCGCCTGCCTGGCATTCTGTCCGCGTATACGCAAAAAAAGCCGAAGGTGCAAATTAAAGTCAAGGTCGGCACGACCAAAGAGCTGATGCAGATGGTCATCGACGATGAAATTGATCTGGCGCTGTGCAATCAGCCTGAACCGCATATCGAGCTTGAATTTCACGGTTTAATGAAGGAACAATTTTCATTGCTGCTCCCTGCTGGGCATCCCTTTGCTGAACGCGCGGAAATACGGATGAAGGATTTGCGGAATGAAAAGTTTCTGTTCACGCCGGGAACCTGCTCGTTTCGGATTCGCATCGAGGAAATGATTACGAAAAAGATCGGCAAGCTGCGGCATAACAGCATTGAGGTCGCCAGCATATCCGCGCTCAAATATTATGTACAAGCTCAGCTAGGCATTGCCCTATCGCCCGTCGTCGCTATTTCGCCGCCGCTGCCGGGGACGATCATCAAGCAGGTTATCGATTTAGCCGAGGGGCCTGAGCTGGGCATCCTCATTAAGCGGAACAGCACGACGCTGAGCCAAATCAATAAAGAGCTGATTGCCGATATTAAGCAGGCGCTCACTCCCGATCCCGAGTGGTAA
- a CDS encoding carboxymuconolactone decarboxylase family protein: MSNESLYTRHAPSFSSKIFSYAPDAFKAFGEFNKEALADGVISVKVKEFIAVAVAHVTGCPYCIEAHVGKAKALSASFEELFEAAAVGAAVNAHSAFFHSVNALNAFNGSKETDLYSRSNIELVEQLEDVNEGLYNAFFEYVHKSLKPQHIEAKEKLLIAVGSAHVTGSAYSIEIFTKQAKEAGATLEELAETIVVATVLKAGSAMAHRVNALQAYERE, translated from the coding sequence ATGTCGAACGAAAGCTTGTACACCAGACACGCCCCTAGCTTCTCATCCAAAATATTCAGCTATGCCCCTGATGCCTTTAAGGCGTTCGGCGAATTTAACAAGGAAGCACTTGCTGATGGCGTAATTTCAGTCAAAGTCAAAGAGTTTATAGCCGTTGCCGTTGCCCATGTTACAGGCTGCCCTTATTGTATCGAAGCCCATGTCGGCAAAGCGAAGGCGCTGTCTGCATCGTTCGAGGAATTGTTCGAGGCTGCGGCTGTCGGTGCGGCGGTCAATGCTCATTCCGCCTTTTTTCATTCAGTCAATGCGCTTAATGCGTTCAACGGCAGCAAAGAAACGGACTTGTACAGCAGAAGCAATATCGAGCTGGTCGAGCAGCTGGAGGACGTAAATGAGGGGCTGTACAATGCTTTCTTCGAATATGTGCACAAGTCGCTTAAGCCGCAGCATATCGAAGCGAAGGAAAAGCTGCTCATCGCAGTTGGCTCGGCCCATGTGACGGGAAGTGCTTACAGCATTGAGATTTTTACAAAGCAGGCGAAGGAAGCGGGAGCAACACTGGAGGAGCTGGCTGAGACGATCGTTGTAGCAACGGTGTTGAAGGCAGGCTCTGCGATGGCACACCGGGTGAATGCCCTGCAAGCCTACGAGCGGGAGTAG